Proteins found in one Planctomycetes bacterium MalM25 genomic segment:
- the cfa_1 gene encoding Cyclopropane-fatty-acyl-phospholipid synthase: MSLLSAPGATARVAPAKTQPQAAETGAASWFRGPVLRRLQRLTEGRLILRDRHGEATLGPGGEGPTGAITVHRDRFYRRVALQGSIGAGEAYVDGDWDTPDLTATLRVFAANLESIQGVERGVPVLLKPFRAFAHWLRRNTPSGSRSNIAQHYDLSNDFYELMLDPTMTYSSGYFPSADSTMEEASREKYDRLCRRLRLGAGDRVLEIGTGWGGFALHAATEYGCRVTTTTISQAQHDYAAERFRQAGVGERVELLLEDYRDLRGAYDKVVSIEMIEAVGQRYLPEYFRQCSRLLKPTGAMALQAITIPDCRYDAYRHRVDFIQKHIFPGGFLPSPGAITDCLRRETDLRLAHQEDFAEHYARTLAVWRDNLFGRLDEASALGFDERFLRLWDYYLSYCEAGFRERQIGVSQWLLTKRGWPAA; this comes from the coding sequence ATGTCCTTACTATCCGCACCCGGCGCCACAGCCCGAGTAGCCCCGGCCAAGACGCAGCCGCAAGCGGCCGAGACGGGCGCCGCGTCGTGGTTCCGCGGCCCGGTGCTGCGCCGACTGCAACGCCTCACGGAGGGCCGGCTCATCCTACGCGACCGGCACGGCGAGGCGACGCTCGGCCCGGGGGGCGAGGGGCCCACGGGGGCGATCACCGTCCACCGCGACCGCTTCTACCGCCGGGTGGCTTTGCAAGGGTCGATCGGCGCGGGCGAGGCGTACGTCGATGGCGACTGGGACACGCCCGACCTGACGGCCACGCTCCGGGTCTTCGCCGCGAACCTCGAGTCAATCCAGGGCGTCGAGCGGGGCGTGCCGGTCCTGCTCAAGCCGTTCCGCGCGTTCGCTCACTGGCTCCGCCGCAACACGCCGAGCGGCAGCCGCAGCAACATCGCGCAGCATTACGACCTGAGCAACGACTTCTACGAGTTGATGCTCGACCCGACGATGACCTACTCGAGCGGCTACTTCCCATCGGCCGACAGCACGATGGAGGAGGCCTCACGCGAGAAGTACGACCGCTTGTGCCGCCGACTCCGCCTCGGCGCCGGCGACCGCGTTCTAGAAATCGGCACGGGCTGGGGCGGCTTTGCGCTGCACGCCGCGACCGAGTACGGCTGCCGCGTCACCACAACAACGATCTCCCAAGCGCAGCACGACTACGCCGCCGAGCGCTTCCGCCAAGCGGGCGTCGGCGAGCGGGTCGAGCTGCTCCTGGAGGACTACCGCGACCTGCGCGGCGCGTACGACAAAGTGGTCTCGATCGAGATGATCGAGGCGGTCGGCCAGCGTTACCTGCCGGAGTACTTCCGCCAGTGCTCGCGGCTGCTGAAGCCAACCGGCGCCATGGCGTTGCAGGCGATCACCATCCCCGACTGCCGCTACGACGCCTACCGTCACCGCGTCGACTTCATCCAGAAGCACATCTTCCCCGGCGGGTTCTTGCCGAGCCCCGGCGCGATCACCGACTGCCTCCGCCGCGAGACCGACCTCCGCCTCGCCCACCAGGAGGACTTCGCCGAGCACTACGCCCGCACGCTGGCGGTGTGGCGAGACAACCTGTTCGGCCGGCTTGACGAGGCGTCGGCCCTCGGCTTCGACGAGCGCTTCCTGCGGCTGTGGGACTACTACCTCAGCTACTGCGAGGCCGGTTTCCGCGAACGCCAGATCGGCGTGTCGCAGTGGCTGCTCACCAAGCGGGGCTGGCCCGCGGCGTGA
- the fur_1 gene encoding Ferric uptake regulation protein, translating into MPKPDTTTPAWAKESLRSAGLRATAARVAVMRRLADAGKPQSHAEVVEALSDAGFDQSTLFRCLNELADAHLVARLDLGDQLRRFELAKTDGAGEAEHAHFMCMDCGALACLEGYEIKVTPERGPRRKALGEITEVLLRGRCGSCLED; encoded by the coding sequence ATGCCAAAACCCGATACGACCACTCCCGCCTGGGCCAAAGAATCACTTCGTTCCGCGGGTCTTAGGGCGACCGCGGCGCGCGTGGCGGTGATGCGGCGGCTGGCGGACGCGGGCAAACCGCAGAGCCATGCCGAGGTGGTTGAAGCACTGAGCGACGCGGGCTTCGATCAATCCACCCTCTTCCGCTGCCTCAACGAACTGGCCGACGCCCATCTTGTCGCTCGGCTCGACCTCGGCGACCAGTTGCGTCGTTTTGAACTGGCCAAGACCGACGGCGCGGGCGAAGCCGAGCACGCCCACTTTATGTGCATGGACTGCGGTGCTTTGGCGTGCCTGGAAGGTTACGAGATCAAGGTGACCCCCGAACGAGGACCACGGCGTAAGGCGCTGGGGGAGATCACCGAAGTGCTGCTGAGGGGTCGGTGCGGTTCTTGCCTAGAGGATTAA
- a CDS encoding Fatty acid desaturase, which yields MLESTHHTPAPTDEVAASKADASKANQVEWFRVAPFFLLHLACFGVIFVGWSWTAVLVAAGVHFARVFGLTAFYHRYFSHRAFKTSRPVQFLGALLGSAAGQRGPIWWAAHHRHHHRASDKPGDIHSPVQDGFWWSHMLWFMTDKNYQTDTRMVKDLTKFPELRLLDRFDFAAPALLAGAMYGLGVLLERTAPQLGTSGPQMLVWGFVISTVTLYHVTFSINSLAHKFGTRPYDTNDDSRNNFWLALLTFGEGWHNNHHFFPNSARQGFRWWEIDLSYYGLYLMSCLGLVWDLKPAPANAASQRRRRHAPGDA from the coding sequence ATGCTCGAATCGACTCACCACACCCCGGCTCCAACCGACGAAGTGGCCGCCTCCAAGGCGGACGCTTCCAAAGCGAATCAGGTCGAGTGGTTCCGGGTCGCCCCCTTCTTCCTGCTGCACCTCGCCTGCTTCGGCGTAATCTTCGTCGGCTGGAGCTGGACGGCGGTCCTGGTGGCGGCGGGGGTTCACTTCGCGCGGGTCTTCGGGCTGACGGCGTTCTACCACCGCTACTTCTCACACCGCGCCTTCAAGACGAGCCGCCCGGTCCAGTTCCTCGGCGCGCTGCTCGGCAGCGCGGCGGGGCAACGCGGGCCGATCTGGTGGGCCGCCCACCACCGGCACCACCATCGGGCGTCGGACAAGCCGGGCGACATCCACTCGCCCGTGCAGGACGGTTTCTGGTGGAGCCACATGCTCTGGTTCATGACCGATAAGAACTATCAGACCGACACCCGCATGGTGAAGGACCTGACGAAGTTTCCGGAGCTGCGGTTGCTCGACCGGTTCGACTTCGCCGCGCCGGCTCTCTTGGCGGGGGCGATGTACGGCCTCGGCGTCTTGCTTGAGCGGACGGCGCCACAGCTCGGCACGAGCGGGCCGCAGATGCTTGTTTGGGGGTTTGTCATCTCGACGGTCACGCTGTACCACGTCACCTTCTCGATCAACTCGCTGGCGCACAAATTCGGCACGCGTCCCTACGACACGAACGACGACAGCCGGAACAACTTCTGGCTCGCGTTGCTCACCTTCGGCGAAGGGTGGCACAACAACCACCACTTCTTTCCGAACTCGGCCCGCCAGGGTTTCCGTTGGTGGGAGATAGACCTCTCGTATTACGGCCTCTACCTGATGTCGTGCCTCGGGTTGGTGTGGGACTTGAAACCGGCGCCGGCAAACGCGGCCTCGCAACGCCGCCGCCGCCACGCCCCGGGAGACGCCTAG
- the cfa_2 gene encoding Cyclopropane-fatty-acyl-phospholipid synthase: MSLISLAEAGWLPDAVIRLGIRRLLRKRMQPTREDRANLERFVENLKRSPLAVHTQAANDQHYETPADFFERVLGPRLKYSCCHYEAPDSTLAEAEESMLRLTCQRAGLAEGQRILELGCGWGSLTLWMAEQYPGAQVTAVSNSHSQREFIEGRAAQRGLTNLKVLTADMIDFAPPGEYDRIVSVEMFEHMRNYELLFQRVASWLAPGGEAFVHVFCHAKEPYLFETEGEDNWMGRHFFTGGVMPSENLFDQFPDDLRIVERWRVDGTHYWRTCEHWLLNLDQHIHAIRQGFKRTLPPAEARVAVQRWRMFFLACAELFRYEGGLRWFVAHYRFQPVSPLKPRKNGRSPVDRPADSAGSTAPPADGVVQTSR; this comes from the coding sequence ATGAGTCTGATCTCACTGGCCGAAGCGGGCTGGCTCCCCGACGCGGTGATCCGCCTGGGTATTCGCCGTTTGCTCCGCAAGCGGATGCAGCCGACCCGCGAAGATCGCGCGAACCTGGAACGCTTCGTCGAGAACCTCAAGCGATCGCCCCTCGCGGTTCACACCCAGGCGGCGAACGATCAGCACTACGAAACCCCCGCCGATTTCTTCGAGCGGGTGCTCGGTCCGCGGCTGAAGTACAGCTGCTGTCACTACGAGGCGCCCGATTCGACGCTCGCCGAAGCCGAGGAGTCGATGCTCCGACTCACCTGCCAGCGGGCGGGGCTTGCCGAGGGGCAGCGCATCCTCGAGCTCGGTTGCGGCTGGGGGTCGCTCACGCTCTGGATGGCGGAGCAGTACCCCGGGGCGCAGGTCACGGCGGTCTCCAACTCGCACAGCCAGCGTGAGTTCATCGAAGGCCGCGCCGCGCAGCGAGGGCTTACGAATCTCAAGGTCCTCACCGCGGACATGATCGACTTCGCGCCGCCCGGTGAGTACGACCGGATCGTCTCGGTCGAGATGTTCGAGCACATGCGGAACTACGAGCTGCTGTTCCAGCGGGTCGCCAGCTGGCTGGCGCCGGGGGGCGAGGCGTTCGTGCATGTCTTCTGCCACGCTAAGGAGCCTTACCTTTTCGAAACCGAGGGGGAGGACAACTGGATGGGCCGGCATTTCTTTACCGGCGGGGTGATGCCTTCGGAGAACCTCTTCGATCAGTTCCCCGACGACCTGAGGATCGTCGAGCGCTGGCGCGTCGACGGCACGCACTACTGGCGGACGTGCGAGCACTGGCTGCTCAACTTGGACCAGCATATCCATGCGATCCGCCAGGGTTTTAAGCGGACGCTCCCCCCCGCGGAGGCTCGCGTCGCGGTGCAGCGTTGGAGGATGTTTTTCTTGGCCTGCGCTGAACTCTTCCGTTACGAGGGGGGGCTGCGGTGGTTTGTCGCCCACTACCGTTTTCAGCCTGTCTCGCCGTTAAAACCGCGAAAAAACGGACGTTCCCCGGTAGATCGCCCCGCGGATTCGGCCGGATCGACCGCGCCGCCTGCCGATGGCGTCGTGCAGACGAGTCGATAG
- a CDS encoding outer membrane biogenesis protein BamB, with amino-acid sequence MEWGQLALYLAEHSANVSPGMPAMLRLLAAVCLASSAILSHAAGWPEFRGPGGQGHSPSPAPTTWSETENVVWKTDLPGRGWSSPVIRGNQIWVTSAIEKLGATEDQLASKTDGLMTAKNSELASSLSLQALCLDKRTGELRRQVELFTPSDIDVIHSLNSYASPTPVVEAGRLYCHFGTYGNACVDTTTGEVLWRRVLPVKHYVGPGSSPVLYEDLMVLTYDGANVQFVTALDKRTGETVWRTDRPAIRSKEPDFRKSYCTPVVFHAAGRDQLAVTGAQWIVSYNPRNGEELWRADHGDGFSVVPRPVAADGIVYFSSGFTSPEIIAVRADGSGDVTSTHLIARSRHQAPTMPSPLLIGDRLLTVSDKGVGVCLDLSLENLVWRKRMGGNYSASPLLAGGLVYFFNQEGLTTVLDAKSDEARTVSQNQLDGAIMATPAVDDGRLYLRTDQSLYCLGE; translated from the coding sequence ATGGAATGGGGGCAACTGGCACTATACTTGGCCGAGCACTCCGCCAACGTCTCCCCAGGTATGCCCGCCATGCTACGCCTGCTCGCTGCTGTCTGCCTTGCTTCGTCGGCCATTCTGAGTCATGCCGCCGGATGGCCCGAGTTCCGGGGCCCGGGAGGGCAGGGGCATTCACCGAGCCCGGCGCCGACCACCTGGAGCGAAACGGAGAACGTCGTCTGGAAGACCGACCTGCCCGGCCGCGGCTGGTCGTCCCCCGTTATTCGGGGCAATCAGATCTGGGTCACCTCGGCCATCGAAAAACTGGGGGCCACCGAGGACCAGTTGGCGAGCAAGACCGATGGCTTGATGACTGCCAAGAATTCGGAGCTCGCCTCTTCGTTGTCGCTTCAGGCGTTATGCCTCGACAAGCGTACGGGCGAACTAAGGCGTCAGGTCGAGCTCTTCACGCCGTCCGATATCGACGTCATCCACTCGCTCAACAGCTACGCTTCTCCGACCCCGGTTGTAGAGGCGGGCCGGCTGTACTGCCACTTCGGGACCTACGGCAACGCGTGCGTCGACACGACGACGGGCGAGGTGCTCTGGAGACGCGTGCTACCCGTCAAGCACTACGTTGGGCCGGGCAGCTCGCCCGTGCTGTACGAAGACTTGATGGTGCTCACCTACGACGGGGCGAACGTGCAGTTCGTCACCGCTCTGGACAAGCGAACCGGAGAAACGGTCTGGCGTACCGATCGGCCGGCCATTCGGAGCAAAGAGCCCGACTTCCGCAAGTCGTACTGCACCCCCGTCGTGTTCCACGCTGCGGGGCGGGACCAGCTTGCCGTAACCGGGGCGCAGTGGATCGTTTCGTACAACCCACGGAACGGCGAAGAGCTGTGGAGGGCCGATCACGGGGACGGCTTCTCCGTTGTGCCCAGGCCGGTAGCGGCTGACGGAATCGTCTACTTCTCCAGCGGCTTCACATCGCCGGAGATCATCGCCGTGCGTGCCGACGGCAGCGGGGATGTCACCTCGACGCACTTGATAGCTCGCAGCCGGCACCAAGCGCCGACCATGCCCTCGCCACTGCTGATCGGCGACCGGCTCCTGACAGTCAGCGACAAGGGCGTTGGCGTTTGCCTTGACCTCTCGCTCGAGAACCTCGTGTGGAGGAAACGGATGGGTGGCAACTACTCGGCCTCGCCCCTGCTTGCTGGCGGACTGGTCTACTTTTTCAATCAAGAAGGCCTCACGACCGTCCTCGACGCGAAGTCGGATGAAGCACGAACCGTGAGTCAAAACCAACTGGACGGCGCGATCATGGCGACCCCCGCGGTAGATGACGGGCGCCTGTACCTGCGTACGGACCAGAGTTTGTACTGCCTCGGAGAGTGA
- a CDS encoding Planctomycete cytochrome C: protein MTIDSALPGTYSHRSAQRQTLVRLVVAFIVLGASSLAVAKPNPDAEGEVRFNRDIRPLLSDRCFACHGPDAENAASGLRLDVAEEALDYGAIAPGEPDESEMIARIESDDHDLVMPPEELHKPLTDEEKALLRRWVAQGAEYEPHWAYTPMRAKPEELTKNLVDHFVEAKLRSEGITPVGAADRVTLIRRLSLDLTGIPPTVEEVESFVSDVSPDAYGRLVDRLLDSPRYGERMASYWLDLVRYADTVGYHGDQEISQWAYRDYVIDSFNENLPYDQFVREQLAGDLLPEATDRQLIASGYNRMNQTTEEGGAQAKEYLAIYFADRVRNTSQVFLGSTLGCAQCHDHKYDPFTIKDFYSFGAFFADLEERGVYYGRGNRPPVLSLPSEDQRRRIEELKPRIASKEAARQKLRDELLAGLDSWRPDEGDEFAWVEDAKAEGRRYHGEWWFVDASSNDPVYSGARSRRQESDRLVQHFFTHAEDAITLSAKTQFFAWVYLDPKNPPDAIMVQFHDGKDWSHRVVWGGDQIVYGRDKESWAGYRRKGALPEAGKWVRLEIDPAEIGLKTGGEGEEPSVVSGMAFTQHGGLAWWDRAGWSQNAPAEVLAAHQTPAEERTEEQAKALTDYFLRTSAEMTEFDQQLENLRAELKEVEASVPTTVVSRSVKPRAIRILPRGNWMDDSGDVVQPAVPEFLGDLDTGDRRATRLDLANWIGSEENPLTARTMANRLWAVLFGRGVCSSIDDFGGQGTYPSDPDLLDALAVEFVESGWDVKHLLRTIANSEAYRRSSRPTPELRENDPYNDAFARQGRFRVDAEVVRDAALAASGLLVERVGGPSVHPYQPAGYYAQLNFPKRTYQSDKGESQYRRALYTHWQRTFLHPMLKAFDAPSREECTAQRARSSTPLQALTLLNDPTFVEAARVFAERILREGGASLRERIVWAYRSVVSHEPEAEIVDALAEVYENHLDEYRANPTAAKQLLSTGLSPAATDLDRAELAAWTGVARTIMNLHETTTRY from the coding sequence ATGACAATCGACTCGGCCCTTCCAGGCACCTACTCGCATCGATCCGCCCAGCGTCAGACGCTCGTCCGCTTGGTCGTTGCGTTTATTGTCCTCGGCGCAAGCTCCCTAGCGGTGGCCAAACCGAACCCCGACGCCGAGGGCGAGGTCCGGTTCAACCGCGACATCCGCCCGCTGCTCTCGGACCGCTGCTTCGCTTGCCACGGTCCCGACGCGGAGAACGCCGCCTCGGGGCTGCGGCTCGACGTGGCCGAGGAGGCCCTCGACTACGGCGCCATCGCACCGGGTGAGCCCGACGAGAGCGAGATGATCGCTCGCATCGAGAGCGACGATCACGACCTTGTCATGCCCCCGGAAGAGCTGCACAAGCCGCTCACCGACGAAGAGAAGGCCCTGCTCAGGCGGTGGGTCGCACAGGGCGCCGAGTACGAGCCGCACTGGGCCTACACGCCGATGCGGGCGAAGCCGGAAGAGCTCACGAAGAACCTCGTCGATCACTTCGTCGAGGCGAAGCTGCGGAGCGAGGGGATCACGCCGGTCGGCGCCGCGGACCGGGTCACGCTGATCCGTCGCCTGTCGCTCGACTTGACCGGCATCCCGCCGACCGTCGAGGAGGTCGAGTCGTTCGTCAGCGACGTGTCGCCCGACGCCTACGGCCGGCTGGTCGATCGCTTGCTCGACTCGCCACGCTACGGCGAGCGGATGGCGTCATACTGGCTCGACCTGGTGCGCTACGCCGACACGGTTGGCTACCACGGCGACCAGGAGATCTCGCAGTGGGCGTACCGCGACTATGTGATCGACTCTTTCAACGAGAACCTGCCGTACGATCAGTTCGTCCGCGAACAGCTCGCCGGCGACCTGCTGCCCGAGGCGACCGACCGGCAGCTCATCGCCTCGGGTTACAATCGCATGAACCAGACGACCGAGGAGGGGGGCGCGCAGGCGAAGGAGTACCTGGCGATCTACTTCGCCGACCGCGTTCGCAACACGTCGCAAGTCTTCCTCGGTTCGACGCTCGGCTGCGCTCAATGCCACGACCACAAGTACGACCCCTTCACGATCAAGGACTTCTATTCGTTTGGTGCGTTCTTCGCCGATCTTGAAGAACGGGGCGTCTACTACGGCAGGGGGAACCGGCCGCCGGTCCTGTCGTTGCCCAGCGAAGATCAGCGGCGGCGGATCGAGGAGCTGAAACCCCGGATCGCCTCGAAGGAAGCGGCGAGGCAGAAGCTGCGTGACGAGCTCCTGGCGGGACTCGACAGCTGGCGGCCAGACGAGGGCGACGAGTTCGCCTGGGTCGAAGACGCCAAGGCCGAGGGCCGACGCTACCACGGCGAATGGTGGTTCGTTGATGCCTCCTCCAACGACCCGGTCTACAGCGGCGCCCGCTCACGCCGGCAGGAGAGCGACCGGTTGGTGCAGCACTTCTTCACCCACGCCGAGGACGCGATCACCCTGTCGGCCAAGACCCAGTTCTTCGCTTGGGTCTACCTCGACCCGAAGAACCCGCCCGACGCCATCATGGTGCAGTTCCACGACGGCAAGGACTGGTCGCACCGCGTCGTCTGGGGCGGGGATCAGATCGTCTACGGCCGCGACAAAGAGAGCTGGGCCGGTTACCGCCGGAAGGGCGCCCTGCCCGAGGCGGGCAAGTGGGTCCGCCTCGAAATCGATCCCGCCGAGATCGGCCTGAAGACCGGCGGAGAGGGCGAGGAGCCGTCGGTCGTGAGCGGCATGGCGTTCACCCAGCACGGCGGGCTCGCGTGGTGGGACCGCGCGGGCTGGAGCCAGAACGCCCCCGCGGAGGTGCTCGCCGCCCACCAGACTCCCGCCGAGGAGCGCACCGAGGAGCAAGCCAAGGCGCTCACCGATTACTTCTTGCGGACCTCGGCCGAGATGACCGAGTTCGATCAGCAGCTCGAGAACCTGCGAGCGGAGCTGAAGGAAGTCGAGGCGTCGGTCCCAACGACCGTCGTCAGCCGCTCCGTGAAGCCCCGGGCCATTCGCATCCTGCCGCGTGGCAACTGGATGGACGACTCGGGGGACGTGGTGCAGCCGGCCGTGCCCGAGTTCCTGGGGGACCTCGACACGGGAGATCGGCGGGCGACCCGGCTCGACTTGGCCAACTGGATCGGCAGCGAGGAGAACCCGCTCACCGCCCGAACGATGGCCAACCGCCTGTGGGCGGTGTTGTTCGGGCGGGGCGTCTGCTCGAGCATCGACGACTTCGGCGGTCAGGGGACGTACCCGTCGGACCCCGACCTGCTCGACGCGCTTGCCGTCGAGTTCGTCGAATCGGGCTGGGACGTCAAGCACCTGCTCCGCACGATCGCCAACAGCGAGGCGTACCGGCGCAGCTCGCGACCCACGCCCGAGTTGCGTGAGAACGACCCATACAACGACGCGTTCGCTCGGCAGGGTCGGTTCCGTGTCGATGCGGAAGTCGTCCGCGACGCGGCGCTCGCGGCGAGCGGCCTGCTCGTGGAACGTGTCGGCGGTCCGAGCGTGCATCCCTATCAGCCCGCCGGCTACTACGCGCAGCTGAACTTCCCGAAGCGAACCTATCAATCCGACAAGGGCGAATCCCAGTACCGCCGGGCACTGTACACGCACTGGCAGCGGACCTTCTTGCACCCAATGCTCAAGGCGTTCGACGCCCCGAGCCGCGAAGAATGCACCGCCCAACGCGCCCGCAGCAGCACGCCGTTGCAAGCGCTGACGCTGCTGAACGATCCGACCTTCGTCGAGGCGGCCCGCGTCTTCGCCGAGCGGATTCTCCGCGAGGGGGGCGCGAGCCTGCGTGAGCGGATCGTTTGGGCTTACCGGAGCGTCGTCTCGCACGAACCGGAGGCGGAGATCGTCGACGCCCTCGCCGAGGTCTACGAGAACCACCTCGACGAATACCGCGCGAACCCGACCGCCGCCAAGCAGCTGCTGAGCACCGGCCTGAGCCCGGCCGCGACCGACCTGGACCGCGCCGAGCTGGCCGCATGGACCGGCGTCGCTCGCACGATCATGAACCTTCACGAGACCACCACCCGCTACTGA